A genome region from Deltaproteobacteria bacterium includes the following:
- a CDS encoding AMP-binding protein — PEHLEKEASIEPPSETTLDDPGVIIFTSGTTGQPKGAVLTQGNLSHDAQNIIRIWEISQADILCHALPFFHAHGLCFALHTSLLAGAGMVMLDVFNPDAVLSVLSCKEGDLACTVFMAVPTMYVRLMERASGESRDYSHLRLLTSGSAPLLAQDFMRIKEVFGQAPVEREGMSETGMNFSNPIRGTRVPGSIGRPLPELQVRIVDPALFEDVPLGETGELWLKGPGITPGYWGKPEETEKAFVQGWFRTGDLGRRDEQGYFFLSDRIKHIIISGGENISPREIELLINTLAEVAESSVVGVPDAAWGEKVVAAVAPRPGSGLTSDQIKAYLKRNLLNWKCPKEILFVDELPKNQMGKVLKEDVKALFIN, encoded by the coding sequence GCCTGAACATTTGGAAAAGGAAGCCTCGATTGAACCGCCTTCTGAAACGACCCTGGATGATCCGGGGGTGATCATCTTCACGTCTGGCACGACCGGCCAGCCCAAAGGGGCGGTCCTGACCCAGGGAAACCTGAGCCATGACGCGCAGAATATCATCCGCATCTGGGAGATCAGCCAGGCCGACATCCTGTGTCACGCCCTGCCTTTTTTTCACGCCCATGGCCTGTGCTTTGCCTTGCACACTTCGCTTCTGGCCGGCGCGGGTATGGTCATGCTCGATGTCTTCAACCCGGACGCGGTCCTCAGCGTCCTGTCTTGCAAGGAGGGGGACTTGGCCTGCACCGTCTTCATGGCCGTGCCGACCATGTATGTTCGGCTCATGGAGCGCGCCTCAGGGGAAAGCCGCGACTATTCCCATCTCAGGCTTCTGACCTCCGGTTCGGCCCCTTTGCTGGCCCAGGATTTCATGCGCATCAAAGAGGTCTTTGGCCAGGCGCCGGTGGAACGGGAGGGGATGTCTGAGACGGGCATGAATTTTTCCAATCCGATCCGAGGCACAAGGGTACCCGGTTCCATCGGCCGGCCTCTGCCCGAGCTCCAGGTCAGGATCGTGGACCCGGCGTTATTTGAGGATGTCCCGCTTGGTGAGACAGGCGAGCTCTGGCTGAAAGGGCCGGGGATCACCCCGGGCTACTGGGGCAAGCCTGAAGAGACGGAAAAGGCCTTTGTCCAGGGCTGGTTCAGGACAGGTGATCTGGGACGGCGGGATGAGCAGGGATACTTTTTTCTGAGCGACCGCATTAAGCACATTATCATCTCCGGCGGGGAGAACATCTCCCCCAGAGAGATCGAGCTCCTTATCAACACCCTGGCCGAGGTCGCCGAATCTTCAGTCGTGGGCGTTCCCGACGCCGCCTGGGGTGAAAAGGTCGTTGCGGCCGTGGCGCCGCGCCCTGGTTCGGGCCTGACCAGCGACCAGATCAAGGCCTATTTGAAAAGAAACCTCCTTAACTGGAAATGCCCCAAGGAGATTCTTTTTGTGGATGAACTGCCCAAGAATCAGATGGGCAAGGTCTTAAAGGAAGATGTAAAAGCGCTTTTTATCAACTGA
- a CDS encoding cation:proton antiporter — protein MEIPLLNDIGIIFGLAIAVLFICHRLKIPAIVGFLLTGILTGPHGLKLVKAIHEVEVLAEVGVVLLLFTIGLEFSFRSLLQIKKPILIGGSIQVLLTFLAGVVIAGELGVPFDKAVFIGFLLSLSSTAIVLKLMRDRAEVDSPHGRTTLGILIFQDIIVVPMILITPVLAGATAGSAEAAFIFAGKGIGIILLVFVSAKWIVPQVLYQIARTRNRELFLLSIVLICITVTWLTSELGLSLALGAFLAGLIISESEYSHHALENILPFRDVFTSFFFVSVGMLLDVGFFFQQPLLIMLIAFGVLILKASIAGFVTILLGFPFRTAILAGFALCQVGEFSFILSRSGTEYGLITGDIYQMFLTVSILTMSATPFMIIMAPRLADIILRVPWPQRLKSGLHPGLKIEVSQKKDHIIIVGFGVNGKNVARAADRAGIPYVIIEMNPETVRSEQARGVPIYFGDATHEAILGHVSIKSARVVVIAINDPTATRRITEVARGLNSAVHVIVRTRYLQEMKALYELGADEVIPEEFETSVEIFSRVLDRYLVPRDAIERLVTEVRSDGYQMFRSLAKGSASFSDLTPYLPDVEICTLQLDQGSTLVGKTLAQTELRKKYGVTVLAIRRDSQILSNPDPNIQFEANDTLYIIGSPDKINHLAGLMRDQEKGARSS, from the coding sequence ATGGAAATACCATTACTGAATGATATTGGCATCATATTTGGACTGGCTATTGCTGTTCTCTTTATATGCCACCGATTAAAAATACCGGCTATTGTAGGGTTCCTGCTGACCGGTATATTGACAGGACCTCATGGATTAAAGCTGGTAAAAGCGATTCATGAAGTTGAGGTTTTGGCTGAAGTCGGTGTGGTGCTCTTACTCTTTACTATCGGTCTGGAGTTCTCGTTTAGAAGCCTCTTGCAGATAAAAAAACCGATCTTGATAGGGGGCTCAATCCAGGTTTTACTGACCTTTTTAGCTGGTGTTGTGATCGCCGGTGAATTAGGGGTGCCATTTGATAAAGCTGTTTTTATTGGGTTTTTATTGTCCCTCAGCAGCACGGCCATCGTCCTCAAACTTATGCGGGATAGGGCTGAAGTTGACAGCCCGCATGGACGTACAACCCTTGGCATCCTGATTTTCCAGGATATCATTGTTGTGCCCATGATATTAATCACGCCCGTGCTGGCCGGGGCGACAGCGGGTTCGGCCGAGGCTGCTTTCATCTTCGCGGGTAAGGGAATTGGCATTATCCTGCTGGTGTTTGTCAGTGCAAAATGGATCGTACCCCAGGTATTATATCAGATTGCCCGAACGCGAAATCGAGAGCTTTTCTTACTAAGTATAGTTCTGATATGCATCACGGTTACGTGGCTGACTTCCGAGCTAGGGCTTTCCCTGGCCTTGGGTGCGTTTTTGGCAGGATTGATCATTTCCGAGTCTGAATACAGCCATCATGCGTTAGAGAATATTTTACCTTTTCGTGATGTCTTTACAAGCTTCTTTTTTGTCTCTGTGGGCATGCTGCTGGATGTCGGCTTTTTTTTCCAGCAGCCGCTTCTCATAATGCTGATTGCTTTTGGTGTTTTAATTCTGAAGGCTTCCATTGCAGGTTTTGTAACCATTTTGCTAGGTTTTCCTTTTCGGACCGCTATTCTCGCCGGGTTTGCGCTTTGTCAGGTTGGTGAATTTTCTTTCATCTTATCCAGGAGCGGTACTGAGTATGGTTTAATTACTGGAGATATTTACCAGATGTTTCTGACTGTTTCTATTCTGACCATGTCGGCGACTCCATTTATGATAATCATGGCGCCTCGCCTGGCAGATATCATCCTTCGGGTGCCATGGCCTCAAAGATTAAAGTCAGGCTTACATCCCGGTTTAAAAATAGAAGTGAGCCAAAAAAAGGACCATATAATTATTGTTGGATTTGGAGTCAATGGCAAAAATGTTGCACGGGCCGCTGATAGAGCAGGTATCCCTTACGTGATTATAGAAATGAACCCTGAAACGGTCAGGAGCGAGCAAGCAAGGGGTGTACCGATTTACTTCGGCGATGCGACCCACGAGGCCATACTTGGACATGTAAGCATTAAAAGTGCGAGGGTTGTCGTAATCGCCATTAACGACCCTACAGCCACCCGCAGGATTACGGAAGTTGCCCGGGGCCTTAATTCAGCGGTCCATGTAATCGTAAGAACGCGTTACCTCCAGGAGATGAAGGCTTTGTATGAGCTGGGGGCCGATGAAGTTATACCGGAAGAGTTTGAGACATCCGTGGAAATCTTTAGTCGGGTTTTGGACAGGTACCTTGTGCCAAGAGACGCCATCGAGAGACTCGTGACCGAAGTGAGGTCAGACGGTTACCAAATGTTTCGAAGCCTTGCCAAAGGTTCGGCCTCTTTTTCCGATTTGACGCCTTATCTTCCGGATGTCGAAATATGTACGCTGCAACTTGACCAAGGCTCGACTCTGGTTGGAAAGACGTTAGCCCAGACCGAATTGAGAAAGAAATATGGGGTCACTGTGTTGGCCATACGCCGCGACTCGCAAATATTGTCTAACCCGGATCCAAACATTCAATTTGAAGCCAACGACACGCTTTATATCATTGGCTCACCGGATAAGATCAATCATTTGGCGGGATTAATGAGGGATCAAGAGAAAGGGGCGCGGAGTTCATGA